Proteins encoded by one window of Geitlerinema sp. PCC 9228:
- a CDS encoding response regulator, whose product MRILIVEDDRDLADAIAETLKRQNYATDIVADGETAWHYIETYEYDLLLLDVVLPQTNGISLCRQLRSRQYTMPIFLLTALDTKRDKILGLDAGADDYLVKPIDLEELVARMRALLRRGSLQSFPVLGWEKLRLDPSTYTVTYDGKPLRLTPKEYSLLELFLRHQSRVFSPYTILEHLWSIEDPPSEATVRAHIKRLRRALQAAGGPKDAIETVYGLGYRLKKMPATAPETPPSEQTSHAISPHSQPTLQTITQVWQRVRQKVFQRIDRIAESLNMLATGDRHSCTSEPANGECWKQAYNEVHKLAGCLGTFGFPEASKTAQQLEQQLQQPASLSTEDIQQIQLLLEQLQGQLQAQTAESKGMPAGNEDPPEEENNDNFLLLVSRDRHLLQTIPGEAQAWGYTLQTATSLKATQQVFTESTGIPQVLLLDLEVCDRVQDSLDWLASFHHNASQIPVVAIHSSDNFRDRLQVARLGGRAFLQKPLSPFQAMEAVWEIQQNKDATGTILIVDDNREQLVLLEQLLHPWGFRTRTLQDSTHFWPTLQQIQPDLLILDVEMPKYSGIELCQVLRNDPQWRELPVLFLTVHKDTQTVTNIFAAGGDDYIGKPLIGPELVTRVFNRLERRRLLRNLADCDPLTGLANRRKSSQQFKQYIRLSQRQGLPLCFAIFDLDRFKQVNDTYGHATGDLVLHRLGRFLQKAFREEDIVARWGGEEFVIGMYGIYKQDAIARLGEIRKQWHQEKIYTSQEEVLSITLSGGVSEYPEDGSDLHTLYKTADAALYQAKQAGRDRVFGYQGENT is encoded by the coding sequence ATGAGAATTTTGATTGTAGAAGACGATCGCGACTTAGCCGATGCGATCGCCGAAACCCTCAAAAGGCAGAACTACGCAACCGATATAGTTGCCGACGGAGAAACGGCTTGGCACTACATTGAAACCTACGAATACGATTTGTTGCTGCTAGATGTGGTACTCCCCCAAACCAATGGCATTTCCCTATGCCGGCAGCTGCGATCGCGCCAGTATACCATGCCCATTTTTTTGCTTACAGCCTTAGACACCAAACGGGATAAGATTTTGGGGTTGGATGCTGGTGCAGACGATTACCTGGTCAAACCCATCGATCTCGAAGAACTGGTGGCTCGAATGCGGGCGTTGTTGCGACGCGGCAGCTTGCAAAGCTTTCCCGTTTTAGGTTGGGAGAAGCTGCGCCTCGATCCCAGTACCTACACCGTCACCTACGACGGCAAACCACTGCGGCTAACCCCAAAAGAATACAGTTTGTTGGAACTGTTTCTACGCCACCAAAGCCGAGTTTTCAGCCCATACACCATTTTGGAGCACCTGTGGTCTATAGAAGACCCCCCCAGCGAAGCCACCGTCAGAGCCCATATTAAAAGACTGCGTCGGGCTTTGCAAGCAGCAGGGGGTCCCAAAGACGCCATCGAAACCGTATACGGATTGGGCTATCGGCTGAAAAAAATGCCTGCAACCGCACCAGAAACTCCACCGTCAGAACAGACCAGCCATGCAATCAGCCCCCATTCCCAACCTACCCTGCAAACCATTACGCAAGTGTGGCAGCGGGTCCGTCAAAAGGTGTTTCAGCGCATCGATCGAATTGCGGAAAGCCTCAATATGTTGGCAACGGGCGATCGCCATAGTTGTACATCCGAACCAGCCAATGGCGAGTGTTGGAAACAAGCCTACAATGAAGTTCACAAGCTGGCAGGATGCCTGGGAACCTTTGGGTTTCCGGAAGCTTCTAAAACAGCCCAACAGTTGGAACAACAACTGCAACAACCTGCGTCGCTCTCTACCGAAGACATCCAGCAAATCCAGCTACTGCTAGAGCAACTGCAAGGGCAATTGCAAGCACAAACCGCTGAAAGCAAAGGAATGCCTGCAGGCAACGAAGACCCGCCAGAAGAGGAAAACAACGATAATTTTTTGTTGTTGGTCAGCCGCGATCGCCATTTGCTGCAAACCATACCTGGGGAGGCACAAGCGTGGGGATATACCCTGCAAACCGCCACTTCCCTCAAAGCAACCCAGCAAGTCTTCACAGAAAGTACGGGCATCCCGCAAGTGTTGCTGCTAGACCTGGAAGTATGCGATCGCGTCCAAGATAGCCTTGATTGGCTGGCGTCGTTTCACCACAATGCTTCCCAAATTCCAGTGGTTGCCATTCACAGCAGCGATAATTTCCGCGATCGCTTGCAAGTTGCCCGTTTGGGGGGTCGTGCTTTTTTACAAAAACCCCTCTCGCCGTTTCAAGCCATGGAAGCGGTTTGGGAAATCCAACAAAACAAGGACGCCACCGGCACCATTTTAATCGTAGACGACAACAGGGAACAGTTGGTGTTGTTGGAGCAACTCCTCCATCCGTGGGGATTTCGTACGCGCACTTTACAGGATTCCACGCATTTTTGGCCGACCTTGCAGCAAATCCAGCCGGATTTGTTGATTTTGGATGTGGAAATGCCGAAATACAGCGGCATCGAACTGTGCCAGGTGTTGCGCAACGATCCCCAGTGGCGGGAATTGCCGGTTTTGTTCCTCACGGTACACAAGGACACACAAACCGTTACCAATATTTTTGCCGCTGGTGGGGATGATTACATTGGTAAGCCTTTGATCGGACCGGAATTAGTGACGCGGGTGTTTAACCGTTTGGAACGCCGCCGGCTGCTGCGGAATTTAGCCGATTGCGATCCCCTTACCGGTCTGGCTAATCGGCGCAAATCCAGCCAGCAGTTCAAACAGTACATTCGTTTATCCCAACGCCAGGGGCTACCTTTGTGTTTTGCGATTTTTGATTTGGACCGATTCAAACAGGTAAACGATACCTACGGTCACGCCACGGGGGATTTGGTGTTGCATCGTTTGGGGCGATTTTTGCAAAAAGCTTTTCGCGAAGAAGATATTGTTGCTCGTTGGGGTGGGGAGGAGTTTGTTATCGGTATGTACGGAATCTACAAACAGGATGCCATTGCCCGTCTGGGAGAAATCCGCAAGCAATGGCACCAGGAAAAGATCTATACCTCGCAAGAAGAAGTGTTATCAATCACCCTCAGCGGTGGTGTTTCGGAGTATCCTGAAGACGGAAGCGATCTACACACACTGTACAAAACTGCAGATGCCGCGCTGTATCAAGCCAAGCAAGCGGGTCGCGATCGCGTGTTCGGCTACCAAGGGGAAAATACTTAA